Proteins found in one Lepisosteus oculatus isolate fLepOcu1 chromosome 22, fLepOcu1.hap2, whole genome shotgun sequence genomic segment:
- the tango2 gene encoding transport and Golgi organization protein 2 homolog has protein sequence MCIIFFKFDPRPASKTAYRLILAANRDELYNRPSKIAHFWGINNEVLSGLDLEEGKEGGSWLGITKRGKFAALTNYMEAKQNPDAQGRGFLVSNFLTENVDSYSYLKKVSSEGHLYNGFNLIAGEFKAKEDTVCYYGNKGNPAPIFLKPGIYGLSNSLLETPWKKLQYGKRIFSSVIDQNLPPERMVQELLHILNNEESQLPDPTLKSQVEGYRLSTLPALSAVCVRSPNYGTRTNTVILIDSNGNVTFTERTMLNSDISQWKTSSFNFKLLD, from the exons GCTGATTTTGGCCGCCAACAGAGATGAACTTTACAACAGGCCATCCAAGATTGCACATTTTTGGGGAATCAACAACGAGGTGCTCAGCG ggctaGACTTGGAAGAAGGGAAGGAAGGAGGGTCATGGCTTGGGATCACGAAGAGGGGCAAGTTTGCAGCGCTGACCAATTACATGGAGGCCAAACAGAACCCTGATGCCCAGGGCAGAG GGTTTTTGGTATCAAACTTCTTGACAGAGAATGTGGACAGCTATTCCTATCTGAAGAAAGTATCTTCTGAAGGGCATCTGTACAATGGCTTTAATTTGATCGCTGGGGAGTTCAA GGCCAAAGAAGACACAGTTTGTTACTATGGAAACAAAGGAAACCCTGCGCCCATCTTTCTCAAACCAG GTATTTATGGGCTCAGTAACTCCCTCTTGGAAACACCGTGGAAGAAGCTGCAATATGGGAAGAGGATTTTCAGCAGCGTGATCGATCAGAACCTGCCCCCTGAGCGCATGGTACAAGAGCTTCTGCACATCCTGAACAACGAAGAGTC ACAACTGCCAGACCCAACTCTTAAGAGCCAGGTGGAAGGATATCGCCTCTCAACACTTCCTGCTCTGTCAGCAGTATGTGTTCGATCTCCAAATTATGGCACAAG GACTAACACCGTGATCCTCATTGACTCAAATGGGAATGTCACTTTTACAGAGCGCACCATGCTCAACTCGGACATCAGCCAGTGGAAAACAAGTTCTTTCAATTTTAAACTCCTTGACTGA